One window from the genome of Bacillus weihaiensis encodes:
- a CDS encoding alpha/beta hydrolase family protein, translated as MNGQLISKTIFPSPNPKVRLWIVTYSSNGLKIKGLLAEPVETGMYDGFLYLRGGIKSVGMVRVGRITQFASEGFVVMAPFYRGNQGGEGNEDFAGEDRQDAISAKEILKNHPQVHAGRIHVFGFSRGGVMALLTGVHCKEVKSIVTWGGVSDMFLTYVEREDLRRMMKRVIGGSPTKFPDRYVWRTPLYHLEQVQAPVLIIHGVKDKNVSVEHAYRLEKRLNELNKPVESWYFHDYTHYFPPAINRETLHRLCSWMKKQ; from the coding sequence ATGAACGGTCAACTTATTAGTAAAACGATCTTCCCATCGCCAAATCCTAAGGTGCGATTGTGGATTGTGACATATAGTTCGAATGGTTTGAAAATTAAGGGGCTTTTGGCAGAACCGGTCGAGACAGGTATGTATGACGGGTTTCTTTATTTAAGAGGTGGAATAAAAAGCGTAGGCATGGTCAGGGTAGGGAGAATCACTCAATTTGCCTCAGAGGGTTTTGTTGTCATGGCACCCTTCTATCGCGGAAATCAAGGTGGAGAAGGTAATGAAGACTTTGCAGGGGAAGACCGACAGGATGCCATCTCAGCTAAGGAAATCTTAAAAAATCATCCGCAGGTACATGCTGGTCGGATCCATGTATTTGGCTTTTCTAGAGGCGGAGTGATGGCGTTATTAACAGGGGTTCATTGTAAAGAAGTAAAATCGATTGTCACATGGGGTGGTGTGTCAGATATGTTTCTAACCTATGTGGAGAGAGAAGATTTGCGTAGAATGATGAAGAGGGTGATAGGGGGAAGTCCTACTAAATTTCCAGATCGTTATGTGTGGCGAACACCTTTATATCACCTAGAACAAGTGCAGGCACCTGTACTGATTATTCATGGTGTAAAGGACAAGAATGTGTCAGTGGAACATGCCTATCGACTTGAAAAGAGGTTAAACGAACTAAATAAACCTGTTGAAAGTTGGTATTTCCATGATTATACACACTATTTCCCGCCTGCTATAAACAGAGAGACGTTGCATCGACTTTGTTCATGGATGAAAAAACAATAA
- a CDS encoding ABC transporter substrate-binding protein produces MKKWFILVCTSFLILLSLSACNQNKIQNLKLAEVTHSIFYAPLYVAMEEGFFKEEGLDVELTTTWGGDKTMTALLSDGADIALVGSETSIYVEAQGSKDPVINFAQLTQTDGTFLVSREKMDNFEWDQLEGRTFLGQRKGGMPQMVGEFVLKQNGIDPTNDLELIQNIDFANIPSAFASGNGDYVQLFEPTASIFEKEGTGYIVASFGTESGHVPYTTFMAKESFLKENDEAAKKFTAAIYKAQQWVEENEVSKIAQSIAPQFEDTEIELIETVVARYKEQGSFSTDPILEEEEWNNLQNIMDEAGELPTRIDYDTLVNTTYAKDVMKK; encoded by the coding sequence ATGAAAAAATGGTTTATTTTAGTCTGCACATCGTTCCTTATTTTATTATCGTTATCTGCTTGTAACCAGAATAAGATACAAAACTTAAAATTAGCGGAAGTCACTCATTCGATTTTTTACGCTCCCTTATATGTTGCCATGGAAGAAGGCTTTTTTAAAGAAGAAGGACTTGATGTTGAATTAACCACAACATGGGGTGGGGATAAAACAATGACGGCACTCTTATCAGATGGGGCTGACATTGCACTTGTAGGCTCTGAAACATCAATCTATGTGGAAGCACAGGGGTCTAAAGATCCAGTCATCAACTTTGCACAATTAACACAAACAGATGGAACATTTCTCGTCAGTAGAGAGAAAATGGATAACTTTGAATGGGATCAGCTTGAAGGAAGAACCTTTTTAGGCCAAAGAAAAGGTGGCATGCCACAAATGGTCGGAGAATTTGTTTTAAAACAAAATGGAATTGATCCAACGAATGATTTAGAGCTCATTCAAAACATTGATTTTGCCAATATCCCTAGTGCCTTTGCTTCAGGTAATGGTGATTATGTTCAGCTATTTGAACCAACAGCAAGTATTTTTGAAAAAGAAGGAACGGGTTACATCGTGGCGTCCTTCGGAACAGAATCTGGCCATGTACCGTATACAACCTTTATGGCTAAAGAAAGCTTCCTAAAAGAAAATGATGAGGCTGCGAAAAAATTCACTGCCGCTATTTATAAAGCTCAGCAATGGGTTGAAGAAAATGAGGTTTCAAAAATTGCTCAGTCTATCGCCCCTCAATTTGAAGATACAGAAATTGAGTTAATTGAAACAGTTGTCGCACGTTATAAAGAGCAAGGTTCATTTTCAACAGATCCTATTTTGGAAGAAGAAGAATGGAATAATCTTCAGAACATTATGGATGAAGCTGGTGAGTTACCTACACGGATTGATTACGACACATTAGTAAACACAACATATGCAAAAGACGTGATGAAAAAGTAA
- the pckA gene encoding phosphoenolpyruvate carboxykinase (ATP): MNLAETINELEILITGANAKHNLSVSQLVEKVLERNEGILTSTGAIRATTGAYTGRSPRDKFIVKERSMEKKINWGTVNQPISEEAFDLLYNKVISYLKSRDEFFIFDGFAGADERFQLPLKVINEFAWHNLFAGQLFINRTKDDTASSEKPFTIISAPTFKADPKVDGTNSETFIIISFEKRTILIGGTEYAGEMKKSVFSVMNLLLPENNILPMHCSANVGFEGDVALFFGLSGTGKTTLSADPNRRLIGDDEHGWSTSGIFNIEGGCYAKCINLSKDKEPQIYHAIRYGSVLENVVVDQDTREADYNDSFYTENTRAAYSLSAIDKVIIPSIAGHPQTIVFLTADAFGVLPPISKLTREQAMYHFLSGYTSKLAGTERGVTAPEATFSTCFGSPFLPLPATIYASMLGQKIDEHEVQVFLVNTGWTGGEYGTGKRMKLKYTRAMVQAAVEGDLDNIETIQDEVFGLNIPIHVPGVPDDVLQPNQTWASYEDYLGKAKELATQFKNNFSKFSDVSPTIAKLGGPLQS; this comes from the coding sequence ATGAATTTAGCAGAAACAATAAATGAGCTCGAGATTTTAATTACTGGAGCAAATGCAAAACATAATTTATCCGTTTCTCAGCTAGTCGAAAAAGTACTTGAGCGCAACGAAGGAATCTTAACTTCTACAGGTGCAATTCGGGCTACTACAGGTGCTTATACCGGTCGATCACCTCGAGACAAATTCATTGTAAAAGAACGTTCAATGGAGAAAAAGATAAATTGGGGAACTGTAAACCAACCAATTTCAGAGGAAGCTTTCGATCTACTATATAACAAAGTTATTTCCTATCTCAAATCACGAGATGAGTTCTTTATATTCGATGGATTTGCTGGTGCAGATGAACGATTCCAGCTTCCATTAAAGGTCATTAATGAGTTTGCTTGGCATAATTTATTTGCAGGGCAGCTTTTTATAAACAGGACGAAAGATGATACAGCTTCCTCAGAAAAACCGTTCACCATTATTTCAGCACCTACTTTTAAAGCAGACCCGAAGGTTGATGGAACCAATTCTGAAACCTTTATTATTATCTCCTTCGAAAAACGAACAATTTTAATTGGTGGTACCGAATACGCTGGTGAGATGAAGAAGTCTGTATTCTCCGTAATGAACTTACTCTTACCAGAGAATAATATCTTACCTATGCATTGTTCAGCGAATGTTGGATTTGAAGGAGATGTTGCTTTATTTTTCGGGTTATCTGGCACTGGAAAAACAACATTATCCGCTGACCCTAATCGTCGTTTAATTGGAGATGATGAGCATGGGTGGTCTACTTCTGGCATTTTCAATATAGAAGGCGGATGCTATGCAAAATGCATCAACCTGTCAAAAGATAAGGAACCTCAAATCTATCATGCTATCCGCTATGGATCAGTATTAGAGAACGTAGTAGTAGATCAAGATACGAGAGAAGCAGACTATAATGATTCCTTTTATACAGAAAATACTCGTGCTGCCTATTCTCTGTCAGCAATAGACAAGGTAATTATTCCAAGCATTGCAGGGCACCCCCAAACCATTGTCTTTTTAACTGCAGACGCTTTTGGAGTTCTTCCTCCGATTAGTAAACTAACAAGAGAGCAAGCCATGTATCACTTTCTAAGTGGCTATACAAGTAAACTAGCTGGAACTGAAAGAGGTGTGACAGCTCCTGAGGCAACGTTCTCAACCTGTTTTGGTTCACCCTTCCTTCCATTACCTGCTACTATTTATGCAAGTATGCTAGGGCAAAAAATTGATGAGCATGAGGTACAGGTTTTTCTTGTGAATACAGGATGGACCGGAGGAGAGTATGGCACAGGCAAACGAATGAAACTGAAATATACACGAGCGATGGTTCAGGCTGCCGTTGAAGGAGATCTTGATAACATCGAAACAATTCAAGATGAAGTATTTGGGTTGAACATTCCAATTCATGTCCCTGGAGTTCCAGATGATGTTCTTCAGCCAAACCAAACATGGGCTTCATATGAAGATTACTTAGGAAAAGCTAAGGAATTAGCTACCCAATTTAAAAATAATTTTAGTAAATTCAGCGACGTCTCCCCTACTATTGCAAAATTAGGTGGACCTCTTCAATCTTAA
- a CDS encoding DUF2584 domain-containing protein, with protein MGMPVEFNTIIVTKAKEQRIAENTFELLKDGYRIYPIDIPVEVRKTKTGEVTGEAVVEKLQLTENQTIITYKLIQLNSTN; from the coding sequence ATGGGAATGCCTGTTGAATTTAATACAATTATTGTTACGAAGGCGAAAGAGCAACGTATTGCGGAAAATACATTTGAATTATTAAAAGATGGATATCGTATTTATCCGATTGATATTCCTGTTGAAGTTAGAAAGACAAAAACAGGAGAGGTTACTGGGGAAGCGGTTGTTGAGAAGCTCCAGTTAACAGAAAATCAAACAATTATTACATATAAACTAATTCAGTTAAATTCAACAAACTGA
- a CDS encoding ABC transporter permease gives MKQHESIHLLHHQYLSGLKREKRWVRFYQVLIFICFIGLWEIAGQREWIDPLLFSYPSKIWELFLTKLSDGTLLSHIGVTLFETVLGFLLGTLLGTILAGILWWSPKLSNILDPYLVILNAMPKVALGPILIVALGPGFVSIIAMGTIISVIITTIVVYTSFEEVDSNYIKVLKTFGAPKQQIFKEAILPACYPTIVSTLKVNVGLSWVGVIVGEFLVSAKGLGYMIIYGFQVFNFSLVLLSLLIIAFFATLMYQGVELIERKLIKNEKKS, from the coding sequence ATGAAACAACATGAATCGATTCATCTCCTTCATCACCAATATTTGTCTGGTTTAAAAAGAGAGAAAAGGTGGGTTCGTTTCTATCAAGTGCTCATTTTCATTTGCTTCATTGGTTTATGGGAAATTGCCGGTCAACGAGAATGGATTGACCCCTTACTCTTTAGTTATCCCTCTAAGATATGGGAACTATTTTTAACCAAATTATCTGATGGAACTTTACTCTCTCATATAGGTGTTACATTGTTTGAAACCGTTCTAGGCTTTCTATTAGGAACATTATTAGGCACCATTCTTGCTGGTATCCTATGGTGGTCCCCAAAGCTATCTAACATTCTTGATCCATATCTCGTGATCTTAAATGCTATGCCTAAGGTTGCACTTGGACCAATCTTAATCGTAGCTCTTGGACCAGGTTTTGTTTCAATTATCGCAATGGGTACAATAATTTCTGTGATCATTACAACCATTGTTGTTTATACTTCTTTTGAGGAAGTAGATTCAAATTATATAAAAGTTCTTAAAACCTTTGGTGCTCCTAAACAACAAATATTCAAAGAAGCTATATTACCTGCTTGCTACCCCACAATTGTCTCAACATTAAAAGTAAATGTTGGATTGTCATGGGTTGGAGTAATTGTGGGAGAGTTTCTTGTTTCAGCTAAAGGGTTAGGCTATATGATTATATATGGCTTCCAAGTGTTTAATTTCTCACTCGTATTACTCAGCTTACTGATCATCGCATTTTTTGCTACCTTAATGTATCAAGGAGTCGAGTTGATCGAAAGAAAGCTTATAAAGAATGAGAAGAAAAGCTGA
- a CDS encoding ABC transporter ATP-binding protein: MSFLTVKNVHHIYLTKDSATVALEDVSLKVTEGEFVSFLGPSGCGKTTLLSIIAGLIQPIEGSVIIGNKPITKPDPMIGYMLQQDYLFPWKTIDENVTLGLKITGQKTPETVKKTLELLNEMGLTQVEKLYPSQLSGGMRQRAALVRTLATNPKILLLDEPFSALDYQTKLKLEDLVVETLKEYNKTALLVTHDIGEAIAMSDRIFIFQANPGRMVRTYDIPAEIRELPPFQARQHPAYTPLFQKIWKELDQHETT, from the coding sequence ATGTCATTTTTAACAGTTAAAAATGTACATCACATTTATCTCACGAAGGATTCAGCGACGGTCGCACTGGAGGATGTAAGTCTAAAAGTGACAGAAGGAGAATTTGTCTCGTTTCTCGGTCCAAGTGGTTGTGGAAAAACAACACTCTTATCTATCATCGCTGGGTTAATCCAACCTATAGAGGGAAGCGTCATAATCGGAAATAAACCTATTACTAAACCAGATCCAATGATTGGCTATATGCTCCAACAAGACTATCTTTTCCCTTGGAAGACTATTGATGAGAATGTCACGCTAGGACTAAAGATTACAGGTCAAAAGACTCCTGAGACGGTAAAAAAAACGTTAGAACTACTGAACGAAATGGGGTTAACCCAGGTTGAAAAACTCTATCCCTCCCAATTATCTGGTGGAATGCGCCAAAGAGCAGCTTTAGTTCGGACTCTTGCGACAAATCCTAAAATCTTACTTCTTGACGAACCCTTTTCAGCACTAGATTACCAGACGAAGTTGAAATTAGAAGATTTAGTAGTAGAAACACTGAAAGAATATAACAAAACAGCCTTGCTCGTCACTCATGATATTGGTGAAGCTATCGCTATGAGCGACCGCATTTTCATCTTTCAAGCTAATCCAGGCCGAATGGTTAGAACATATGACATTCCCGCTGAAATAAGAGAGTTGCCTCCTTTCCAGGCAAGACAGCACCCAGCTTACACCCCTTTATTCCAAAAAATATGGAAGGAGTTAGATCAACATGAAACAACATGA